The proteins below are encoded in one region of Paraburkholderia aromaticivorans:
- a CDS encoding LysR family transcriptional regulator, with protein MRDRIDDEITFRKLEVLLAFMATGNLSKAAEALNVSTVSVHRALHSLEQGVRCALFRHEGRSLKSTEAAQMLADVAQEVLTLMSDGIRATREAAGYSSDRIKIGSLYSLTIKTVPGIVVDIKVRRPTLQVELVLGSNAELLDKLKQGTVDAALLALPDAEPEVESIPLFEDDIFFAAPADSPYANQEAVDLRDCRDETFVSLGEGFVTYHGFLEAFRVADFTPNVTMRVNDIFSLMNLVSGGVGYTLLPGRVRGVFGDKVQFIPLKPQYLMRQTIGVSFLRARERDPNLLALMAVCRLRTRSVG; from the coding sequence ATGCGCGACCGAATCGACGACGAGATCACCTTTCGCAAGCTGGAAGTCCTGCTCGCATTCATGGCGACGGGAAACCTCTCGAAGGCGGCAGAGGCGCTGAACGTGAGCACGGTGAGCGTGCACCGCGCGCTGCATTCGCTCGAACAGGGTGTGCGATGCGCGCTGTTCAGGCATGAAGGCCGTAGCCTCAAATCGACGGAGGCGGCACAAATGCTTGCGGACGTGGCGCAAGAGGTGCTCACGCTGATGTCCGACGGCATTCGCGCAACGCGTGAAGCCGCGGGCTATTCATCGGATCGGATCAAGATCGGCTCGCTTTACTCGCTGACCATCAAGACCGTGCCCGGCATCGTCGTCGATATTAAGGTGCGACGGCCTACGCTTCAGGTCGAGCTCGTGCTCGGGTCGAATGCCGAGTTGCTCGACAAGCTGAAGCAGGGCACCGTCGATGCGGCCTTGCTGGCGTTGCCGGACGCGGAACCCGAAGTCGAATCCATCCCGCTTTTCGAAGACGACATATTTTTCGCGGCACCCGCTGATTCGCCGTACGCGAATCAGGAAGCGGTCGATTTGCGGGACTGCCGCGATGAGACATTCGTTTCGCTCGGCGAGGGGTTCGTGACGTATCACGGATTTCTGGAGGCGTTCCGCGTCGCGGACTTCACTCCGAACGTGACGATGAGAGTCAACGATATTTTTTCGCTAATGAACCTGGTGAGTGGTGGGGTGGGCTATACGCTATTGCCGGGCCGCGTGCGCGGCGTGTTCGGCGACAAGGTGCAATTTATTCCTCTTAAGCCGCAATACCTGATGCGCCAGACAATCGGTGTCAGCTTTCTGCGCGCACGCGAGCGCGATCCAAACCTGTTGGCGCTCATGGCCGTCTGCCGTCTTCGCACGAGAAGCGTTGGCTGA
- the mdcH gene encoding malonate decarboxylase subunit epsilon, producing the protein MSVLFTFPGQGAQRTGMLHTLPDHPEAAHALEEASETLCYDALSLDDTNSLRSTIAVQLCLLIAGVAQARLVCAHGNAPDIVTGLSIGAYPAAVVAGALGYADAVRLVALRGQLMEQAFPHGYGMTAIVGMTQRALERLIAEVNSTAMPVFLANINAPTQMVVAGSDAAMQRLASLANEHGAQRCERLDVAVPSHCALLDAPAATLADAFGQVTARAPRITYLSSSTARPLFDGPRIAADLAGNMARPVRWHDTMRLAWERGARLAVEMPPANVLTRLSSAIFAEGVAVSCSDTALPDLSALIERERLRE; encoded by the coding sequence ATGAGCGTACTGTTCACATTTCCGGGCCAGGGCGCACAGCGCACCGGCATGCTGCACACGCTGCCAGATCACCCCGAGGCCGCTCACGCACTTGAAGAAGCCAGCGAAACGCTTTGCTACGACGCCCTGTCGCTGGACGATACAAACTCGTTGCGCTCCACTATCGCGGTTCAACTTTGCCTGCTGATTGCGGGCGTCGCACAAGCACGCTTAGTCTGCGCCCACGGCAATGCGCCCGATATTGTCACGGGCCTGTCGATCGGCGCGTATCCAGCCGCCGTCGTCGCGGGCGCACTTGGCTACGCCGACGCTGTCAGACTCGTCGCATTGCGCGGACAGTTGATGGAACAGGCCTTCCCGCACGGCTACGGCATGACCGCCATCGTCGGCATGACGCAGCGCGCGCTCGAACGTTTGATAGCGGAAGTGAACAGCACCGCCATGCCGGTATTTCTGGCCAACATCAATGCACCGACGCAGATGGTGGTCGCGGGCAGCGATGCGGCCATGCAACGTCTCGCCAGCCTTGCGAACGAACACGGAGCGCAACGTTGCGAGCGTCTCGACGTCGCGGTCCCTTCGCATTGCGCATTGCTCGACGCACCTGCGGCCACGCTCGCCGATGCATTCGGCCAGGTCACCGCGCGTGCGCCTCGCATTACCTATCTGAGCAGCAGCACTGCGCGCCCGCTCTTCGATGGCCCGCGCATTGCGGCCGATCTTGCGGGCAACATGGCGCGGCCAGTGCGCTGGCATGACACCATGAGGCTTGCTTGGGAACGAGGCGCACGTCTGGCCGTCGAGATGCCGCCCGCCAACGTGCTGACCCGGTTAAGCAGCGCAATTTTTGCAGAGGGGGTCGCGGTGAGTTGCAGCGACACCGCGCTGCCGGACCTGAGCGCGCTGATCGAGCGGGAAAGGCTGCGCGAGTGA
- a CDS encoding phosphoribosyl-dephospho-CoA transferase MdcG domain-containing protein, whose protein sequence is MSPANDTLDGSFKPHDRPRTRAQDMRLRKDLPARVAREWLMRAARPFSREAARALFSLLKAKAARIDMQVNTGRGGFAPAEWADNADRMLVKTNRGPLLTADPWAAKAS, encoded by the coding sequence TTGTCGCCCGCCAATGACACCCTCGACGGCTCGTTCAAGCCGCACGATCGCCCTCGGACCCGCGCACAAGACATGCGCTTGAGAAAAGACTTGCCTGCGCGGGTGGCAAGGGAATGGCTGATGCGCGCGGCACGGCCATTTTCGCGGGAGGCAGCCCGCGCGCTGTTCTCTCTGCTGAAAGCGAAAGCCGCTCGCATCGATATGCAGGTCAATACCGGTCGCGGCGGCTTCGCGCCGGCGGAGTGGGCCGACAACGCCGATCGCATGCTGGTGAAGACGAACCGTGGTCCCCTGCTGACAGCGGACCCGTGGGCTGCAAAAGCATCATGA